One Calliopsis andreniformis isolate RMS-2024a chromosome 9, iyCalAndr_principal, whole genome shotgun sequence genomic window carries:
- the LOC143183293 gene encoding uncharacterized protein LOC143183293: MLSNKTAIIFDVNAKSEEGLTLLHLAVINKRHADAAKVLLESNRADVNAETKVNVNAKSANNFTPLHFVTSLKKDDIALKLLNAQRIEINAKEKGGITLLHIATVAGQKNVTSTLLEKGVPTEEKTKDGLTALHSTATYKYEIIPILLDNGANIEAVTVNGSTSLHLASFARNKNAISTLLDMGADTRKYDNEGQMPIHLAVLKGKKQKLWRYWLNVKDKNYYTPLHYTARYGQLDVMQYLINVKNVDFNVKGVDGKSSQHLVTVGGHLDIVKYFVDNKGVDVNMKDNDGKTFLHLAAENGKLNIVEYLNNKKNVGIYVKDYNGNCPLHLAAKNDKLDILKYFIDKKTCSN; the protein is encoded by the exons ATGCTAAGTAATAAAACTG CAATAATATTTGACGTTAACGCAAAATCTGAGGAAGGTTTGACACTTTTGCATCTGGCAGTAATCAATAAGAGACATGCTGATGCAGCTAAAGTTCTACTAGAAAGTAACAGAGCTGACGTAAATGCTGAAACTAAAG TTAACGTAAACGCAAAATCAGCCAATAATTTTACGCCACTTCATTTTGTTACTTCACTTAAAAAAGACGATATTGCTTTAAAATTATTGAATGCACAAAGAATTGAAATAAATGCAAAAGAAAAAGGTGGTATTACACTATTACATATTGCAACAGTAGCAGGGCAGAAAAATGTAACCTCAACTCTGCTAGAAAAAGGAGTACCAACAGAAGAAAAAACTAAAGATGGTTTAACAGCTCTGCACTCTACTGCAACGTACAAGTATGAAATTATTCCTATTTTGCTTGACAATGGAGCAAATATAGAAGCAGTGACAGTTAATGGTTCAACATCTTTGCATTTGGCTTCTTTTGCTAGAAATAAGAACGCAATCTCAACTTTGTTAGATATGGGTGCAGATACTAGAAAATATGATAACGAAGGTCAAATGCCTATCCATTTGGCAGTTTTAAAAGGTAAAAAACAGAAACTGTGGAGATATTGG CTTAATGTTaaagataaaaattattatacCCCATTACATTACACTGCTAGATATGGCCAATTAGATGTCATGCAATATCTTataaatgtaaaaaatgttgATTTTAATGTGAAGGGTGTTGATGGTAAAAGCTCTCAGCATTTGGTCACTGTAGGTGGTCACTTAGATATAGTTAAATACTTTGTTGATAATAAGGGTGTTGATGTAAATATGAAAGATAATGATGGCAAAACTTTTTTACATTTGGCTGCTGAAAACGGCAAATTGAACATAGTAGAATaccttaataataaaaaaaacgtTGGTATTTATGTAAAGGATTATAACGGTAACTGTCCTTTGCACTTAGCTGCTAAAAACGATAAGTTAGATatattaaagtattttataGATAAGAAAACATGCTCAAATTAA
- the LOC143183292 gene encoding uncharacterized protein LOC143183292: protein MLELPHSTQSSSSRSSAKESPEAGLSSRKRRRSLIDEGETVSKRLHNEEAKFAKSVAGREGTPRFNRFLNFLIEEKGKKCLEVLKKEGVNITNMSSILSRTGSNAPQAFKDLYNLWFDAEGNKTQYLKTLEKEGINLSNMSSVLSRAGANAENAFKDLYDLWFDEQGNKTQYLKTLEKEGINLPNISSILHGVGAKAKVAFIELYNLWFDAEGNKTKYLKTLEKEGINLANVSSMLSGAGAKTAKTFKDLYDLWFDAEGNKKQYLKTLEKEEINLPNMSSMLSGAGSSAAKAFKDLYGLWFDAEGNKKQYLKTLEKEGINLVNISSILGRAGANAAKAFKDLYDLWFDEQGRKTQYLKTLEKEEISLANMSSALSGAGAKSAKAFKDLYGLWFDAEGNKKQYLKILEKEEISLANMSSILSGAGANATKAFKDLYDLWFDEQGKKTQYLKTLEKEEINLANMSSILNGAGVNATKAFKDLYDLWFDEQGKKTQYLKTLEKEGISLANMSSILSGAGAKAAKTFKDLYDLWFDAEGNKRQYLKILEREGINLPNMSSMLSGAGSNAAKAFKDLYDLWFDAEGEKRQYLKTLEKEGINLTNISSILHGAGAKAVKAFKDLYSTFFDEQGNKKQHLKHFVKKQGFTIHNLSGILSGSGANARYAFKKLYSVCFNDKGKRTKLLDDFYNAGFEPGNLSCMLCGAGVHASSILNRLHSVCFDDQGGRTELLNDFYNAGFRSGDLCNILSGVAGSLAEFHDFCFIRETKKYLCHFLDEKGFTPSNLCSILHGARGNIYSALRDFHNVCFDEIGNKTQLLDDFYRAGFTMSNLSKILSMAGNNASSILVNFYKSCFNKENYLNHFLAEKELFIPKNLSKILDRVGLNICSTFEKLHNLCFDKEGNKTNYLNNLIENNQTNKILNILYKKVKKVPSTLLDDTLLQQQNIKVEHSTSYLKKGSTNSKVTRLLNKVQYAKQVKKISKLKPYRMSDSSLSHQHDTAKRSDLSDRTHLIREGPNVNAKNSNGRTPLYFVDKYGHLSVVDKNYTAIEMDRNFAAMKAVYEIAHQTLCEIEETSYEMHTGFQRVLDSINELKVEDKISKVATFAAFDACKGLLSNNGGIIKKQQEKKEGKDSFLGNLMMAR from the exons ATGCTAGAACTACCCCATTCTACACAAAGTAGTTCTTCAAGGAGTTCAGCCAAGGAAAGTCCTGAAGCTGGTCTTAGCTCTAGAAAACGGAGGCGTTCTCTTATAGATGAAGGTGAGACAGTATCGAAGAGGCTGCACAATGAAGAAGCAAAATTTGCTAAAAGTGTTGCTGGTAGAGAAGGGACACCTAGGTTTAATCGattcttaaattttttaattgaagaaaaaggaaaaaaatgtcTAGAGGTTCTGAAAAAAGAAGGAGTAAATATAACTAATATGTCCAGTATTTTAAGTAGAACAGGATCTAATGCTCCCCAAGCTTTTAAAGACTTATATAACCTTTGGTTTGATGCAGAAGGAAATAAAactcaatatttaaaaactcTAGAGAAAGAAGGAATAAATCTATCTAATATGTCCAGTGTTTTAAGTAGAGCAGGAGCTAATGCCGAAAACGCTTTTAAAGACTTATATGACCTTTGGTTTGATGAACAAggaaataaaacacaatatttaaAAACTCTAGAAAAAGAGGGAATAAATCTACCTAATATATCCAGTATTTTGCATGGAGTAGGAGCTAAGGCTAAAGTTGCTTTTATAGAATTATATAATCTTTGGTTTGATGCAGAAggaaataaaacaaaatatttaaaaactctAGAAAAAGAAGGGATAAATCTAGCTAATGTGTCCAGTATGTTAAGTGGGGCAGGAGCTAAGACTGCAAAAACTTTTAAAGATTTGTATGATCTTTGGTTTGATGCAGAAGGAAACAaaaaacaatatttaaaaactttagAAAAAGAAGAGATAAATCTACCTAATATGTCCAGTATGTTAAGTGGAGCAGGATCTAGTGCTGCAAAAGCTTTTAAAGATTTATATGGTCTTTGGTTTGATGCAGAAGGAAACAaaaaacaatatttaaaaactcTAGAAAAAGAAGGAATAAATCTAGTTAATATATCAAGTATTTTAGGTAGGGCAGGAGCTAATGCCGCAAAAGCTTTTAAAGACTTATATGACCTTTGGTTTGATGAGCAAGGAAGAAAAACACAATATTTAAAAACTCTAGAAAAAGAAGAGATAAGTCTAGCTAATATGTCCAGTGCTTTGAGTGGAGCAGGAGCTAAGTCTGCAAAAGCTTTTAAAGACTTATATGGTCTTTGGTTTGATGCAGAAGGAAACAAAAaacagtatttaaaaattctagAAAAAGAAGAGATAAGTCTAGCTAATATGTCCAGTATTTTAAGCGGAGCAGGAGCTAATGCCACAAAAGCTTTTAAAGACTTATATGATCTTTGGTTTGATGAGCAAGGAAAAAAAACACAATATTTGAAAACtctagaaaaagaagaaataaatcTAGCTAACATGTCCAGTATTTTAAATGGAGCAGGAGTTAATGCTACAAAAGCCTTTAAAGACTTATATGACCTTTGGTTTGATGAGCAAGGAAAGAAAAcacaatatttaaaaactttagAAAAAGAAGGAATAAGTCTAGCAAATATGTCCAGTATTTTAAGTGGGGCAGGAGCTAAGGCTGCAAAAACGTTTAAAGACTTATATGATCTTTGGTTTGATGCAGAAGGAAACAAAaggcaatatttaaaaattttagaaaGAGAAGGGATAAATCTACCTAATATGTCCAGTATGTTAAGTGGTGCAGGATCTAATGCTGCAAAAGCTTTTAAAGACTTATATGATCTTTGGTTTGATGCAGAAGGAGAGAAAAGACAGTATTTAAAAACTCTAGAAAAAGAAGGAATAAATCTGACTAATATATCCAGTATTTTACATGGAGCAGGCGCTAAAGCTGTAAAAGCTTTTAAAGACTTATATAGTACTTTTTTTGATGAGCAAGGAAATAAAAAACAGCATTTAAAGCATTTTGTTAAGAAACAAGGTTTTACAATACATAACTTATCAGGTATATTAAGTGGATCAGGAGCCAATGCTCGATATGCTTTTAAAAAGTTGTATAGTGTCTGTTTTAACGACAAAGGGAAAAGAACAAAACTTTTAGATGATTTCTATAATGCAGGTTTTGAACCAGGTAACTTATCCTGTATGTTATGTGGAGCAGGAGTTCATGCTTCTTCTATTTTAAATAGATTGCATAGTGTTTGTTTTGATGATCAAGGAGGAAGAACAGAGCTTTTAAATGACTTCTATAATGCAGGTTTTAGGTCAGGTGATTTATGCAATATATTGAGTGGAGTAGCAGGTAGTCTAGCAGAATTCCACGATTTTTGTTTTATAAGagaaacaaaaaaatatttgtgCCATTTTTTAGATGAGAAAGGTTTCACGCCAAGTAATTTATGTAGTATATTACATGGAGCAAGAGGTAATATTTATTCTGCTTTACGAGATTTTCATAATGTTTGTTTTGATGAGATAGGAAATAAAACACAGCTTTTAGACGATTTCTATAGGGCAGGTTTTACAATGAGTAATTTATCCAAAATATTATCCATGGCAGGAAATAATGCCTCTTCTATTTTagtaaatttttataaatcttgttttaataaagaaaattatttaaatcacTTTTTAGCTGAGAAAGAACTCTTTATACCAAAAAATTTATCTAAGATATTAGATAGAGTAGGACTTAATATTTGTTCTACTTTTGAAAAACTGCATAATCTTTGTTTTGATAAAGAAGGAAAcaaaacaaattatttaaataatcttaTCGAAAAtaaccagacgaataaaatacttaatatattatataaaaaagtTAAAAAAGTTCCTTCTACCTTGTTAGATGATACATTACTGCAACAACAAAATATTA AGGTAGAACATTCAACAAGTTATCTGAAAAAAGGGAGCACTAATTCGAAAGTAACTAGGCTGTTAAACAAAGTACAATACGCAAAACAAGTTAAGAAAATTTCTAAACTTAAACCTTATCGTATGTCTGATTCCTCGTTGAGTCATCAACATGATACTGCTAAAAGAAGTGACTTAAGTGATCGAACTCATCTTATAAGAGAAGGACCTAATGTTAATGCGAAAAATAGTAATGGTAGAACACCTTTGTATTTCGTTGATAAATATGGTCACTTAAGTGTAGTAGA TAAAAACTATACTGCTATTGAAATGGATAGAAACTTTGCTGCAATGAAAGCAGTGTATGAAATAGCTCATCAAACTCTATGTGAAATAGAAGAAACAAGTTATGAAATGCATACAGGATTTCAACGTGTCCTTGATAGTATAAATGAATTAAAAGTTGAGGACAAAATATCAAAAGTTGCTACTTTT GCAGCATTTGATGCTTGTAAAGGATTACTTTCAAACAATGGTGGTATAATCAAAAAG CAGCAGGAGAAGAAGGAAGGAAAAGACTCATTTCTAGGAAATTTGATGATGGCAAGGTAG
- the LOC143182760 gene encoding delta-latroinsectotoxin-Lt1a-like, giving the protein MKEKDETSFRDISRDISDAALSSDEDRTRDEIKVLLSNGTNINETFDNERKAIHISAQSNNFNIMLELLSLKGTDINVQDANGYTPIYIATEAGYVDFIFKLLKL; this is encoded by the coding sequence ATGAAAGAAAAAGATGAAACAAGCTTTAGAGACATCAGCAGGGATATATCTGATGCTGCATTAAGTTCAGATGAAGATAGAACCAGAGATGAAATTAAGGTTTTGCTGAGCAATGgtactaatataaatgaaactttTGATAATGAGAGGAAAGCAATTCATATTTCTGCACAAAGTAATAACTTTAATATTATGTTAGAGCTTTTAAGTTTAAAAGGAACTGATATCAATGTACAGGATGCAAATGGTTATACACCGATTTATATAGCTACTGAAGCTGGATATGTAGATTTTATTTTCAAGTTGTTGAAACTTTAA